The following proteins are co-located in the Blochmannia endosymbiont of Camponotus sp. genome:
- the cyoE gene encoding heme o synthase, with translation MLKYYLHLTKPGIVLGNLMSATGGFLIASRRGYVSCSLFIAMTIGTALVIAASCVLNNIIDRDIDAVMERTKNRVLVQHGQLFLNQSILYAVILSIFGFLFLSFTKNFLTVYLAAIGLFIYVGVYSLWMKRRSIYSIMVGSISGAMPPVIGYCTAANQFDVGALILLIIFSLWQIPHSHSIAILRLNDYKVACIPTFPIKKGVESTKNHMVVYIIGFIITTTLFTVMGYASYIFLIIISVMNLWWLYMGFYGYRIINHDSLWARKMFLLSLAIIVSLNLLLSLDHIYFAT, from the coding sequence ATGCTTAAATATTATTTACACTTAACGAAACCAGGAATTGTTTTAGGTAATTTAATGTCGGCTACGGGGGGATTTTTAATAGCATCGCGACGAGGCTATGTATCTTGTTCTTTATTTATCGCAATGACTATAGGAACAGCCTTAGTGATAGCTGCTAGCTGTGTGTTAAATAACATTATTGATCGAGATATTGATGCAGTTATGGAAAGAACTAAAAATAGAGTTTTAGTGCAACACGGTCAACTTTTTTTAAACCAAAGTATATTGTATGCAGTAATCTTAAGTATATTTGGATTTTTGTTTTTAAGTTTTACTAAGAATTTTTTGACAGTATATTTAGCGGCAATAGGTTTATTTATATATGTCGGTGTATATAGTTTATGGATGAAACGTAGATCTATTTATAGTATAATGGTAGGGAGTATATCAGGAGCTATGCCGCCAGTCATTGGATATTGTACCGCTGCAAATCAATTTGATGTAGGAGCTTTGATATTATTAATAATTTTTAGTTTGTGGCAAATCCCACATTCACATTCCATTGCTATTTTACGATTAAATGATTATAAAGTAGCTTGTATTCCCACTTTCCCTATTAAAAAGGGAGTAGAATCAACTAAGAATCATATGGTTGTTTATATAATTGGATTTATTATAACAACTACATTATTTACTGTTATGGGGTACGCTAGTTATATATTTTTAATAATAATTAGCGTTATGAATTTATGGTGGTTATATATGGGTTTTTATGGTTATAGAATAATTAATCATGATAGTTTGTGGGCAAGGAAAATGTTTTTATTATCTCTTGCTATTATAGTATCACTAAATTTACTTTTATCCTTAGATCATATTTATTTTGCTACATAA
- the cyoD gene encoding cytochrome o ubiquinol oxidase subunit IV, producing MKNGYTQKSYLIGFVLSVVLTIVPFVIVAHDAIHNKIILINIIVFCAIMQIFVHLICFLHLGNVSNQAWNLISLIFTVFIVFILVLGSVWIMTHLHHNLMI from the coding sequence ATGAAGAATGGTTATACACAGAAGTCATATTTAATTGGGTTTGTATTATCTGTTGTCTTGACAATCGTGCCATTTGTTATAGTTGCACATGACGCAATACATAATAAAATAATATTAATAAATATCATTGTATTTTGCGCAATAATGCAGATTTTTGTCCATTTAATTTGCTTTTTACATTTGGGAAATGTATCTAATCAAGCATGGAATTTAATATCTTTAATATTCACAGTATTTATCGTTTTTATCCTTGTGTTGGGAAGTGTATGGATTATGACACATTTGCATCACAATTTGATGATTTGA
- the cyoC gene encoding cytochrome o ubiquinol oxidase subunit III, translated as MLKYNNLNIKTIFGFWLYIMSDCILFASLFAIYSVLYNNTVDCASGKDIFSLPFVFVETCCLLLSSLTHSKVMIYVEKSYTKQVNIWMGITFLLGLCFISMEIYEFYHLIKLGNNPCRSAFLSSFFTLVGTHGLHVIAGLIWIVVMIMHIVYQGLTYTNYIRMRCLSLFWHFLDIIWICVFTEVYLLGVL; from the coding sequence ATGTTAAAATATAATAATTTAAATATAAAGACAATATTTGGTTTCTGGTTATACATAATGAGTGATTGTATTTTGTTTGCAAGTTTATTTGCAATATACTCTGTATTGTATAATAACACAGTAGATTGTGCTTCAGGTAAAGATATATTTTCATTACCTTTTGTGTTTGTAGAAACTTGTTGTTTATTATTAAGTAGTCTTACTCATAGTAAAGTTATGATATACGTAGAAAAATCATATACGAAACAAGTAAATATTTGGATGGGAATAACTTTTTTATTAGGACTATGTTTTATTAGTATGGAGATTTATGAATTTTATCATTTAATTAAATTAGGAAACAATCCATGTCGCAGTGCGTTTCTTTCTTCTTTTTTTACTTTAGTAGGGACTCATGGTCTACATGTAATAGCGGGTCTTATTTGGATTGTGGTAATGATAATGCATATTGTGTATCAAGGATTAACATACACCAACTATATACGAATGCGATGTTTAAGTTTATTTTGGCATTTTCTTGATATTATATGGATATGTGTATTTACTGAAGTATATTTACTGGGAGTACTATGA
- a CDS encoding MFS transporter, translating into MTKKELYITLGLSMIFALRMAGVFMILPVLTIHALSLQGANGSLLGIAIGIYGLMQIIFQLPFGLMSDKIGHKSVIIGGLMLFIFGSEIAATTNNIWGLIIGRALQGSGAIGSSLIALLLNSVQEQHRIKAMASVGMSVGIAFAASMIFGPIITDKFGLSGLFHSITILIILAIILICIIKLPISSYPVKNDENLFIILNNIKQILTHSQLIKLNGSIFFTHTILMLNFIVLPKTMINLGFPLSIHWKIYSITMIISAIVVLTCIFYFEGKNCTKKILITCVNVLFVSELIMSMNTLYSKIFLFGMQLFFIAFSLIETILPALINKEAQKKYKGTTISIYSIGQFLGIGFGGILGGFLLEMKGIWLVFFFSLIISLLYVIVINTLH; encoded by the coding sequence ATGACTAAAAAAGAATTGTACATTACATTGGGATTAAGCATGATATTTGCATTGCGCATGGCAGGAGTATTTATGATTTTGCCCGTTTTAACTATTCATGCTCTTTCCTTACAAGGAGCGAATGGAAGTTTATTAGGTATAGCTATTGGAATATATGGCTTAATGCAAATAATCTTTCAATTACCTTTTGGATTAATGTCTGATAAAATTGGGCATAAATCTGTTATTATCGGGGGGTTGATGTTATTTATTTTTGGCAGTGAAATAGCAGCAACTACTAATAATATTTGGGGACTTATCATTGGACGGGCACTACAAGGATCAGGAGCTATTGGTAGTTCACTTATAGCATTATTATTAAACTCAGTACAAGAACAACATCGCATAAAAGCTATGGCGTCAGTTGGAATGAGTGTCGGTATAGCTTTTGCTGCTTCTATGATTTTTGGCCCAATTATTACTGATAAGTTTGGATTGAGCGGATTATTTCATAGTATTACTATATTAATTATATTAGCTATTATTCTAATTTGTATTATAAAACTGCCTATTTCTTCTTATCCCGTAAAAAATGATGAAAATTTATTTATTATACTGAATAACATTAAACAAATATTAACTCATTCGCAATTAATAAAATTAAATGGCAGCATATTTTTTACACATACTATTTTAATGCTAAATTTTATTGTTTTACCTAAAACAATGATAAATTTAGGATTTCCTCTTAGTATACATTGGAAAATTTATAGTATTACTATGATAATATCTGCGATTGTAGTGTTGACATGTATTTTCTATTTTGAAGGTAAAAATTGTACAAAAAAGATATTAATTACTTGTGTGAATGTTTTATTTGTATCTGAACTAATTATGTCAATGAATACGTTATATAGTAAAATATTTTTATTTGGAATGCAGTTATTTTTTATAGCATTTAGTTTAATAGAAACAATATTACCTGCTTTAATAAATAAAGAAGCACAAAAAAAATATAAAGGAACTACCATTAGTATTTATTCTATTGGTCAATTTTTAGGAATAGGATTCGGGGGAATTTTAGGTGGATTTTTATTAGAAATGAAAGGAATCTGGTTAGTGTTCTTTTTTTCATTAATTATATCCTTATTATACGTTATAGTGATTAATACACTACATTAA
- the ispA gene encoding (2E,6E)-farnesyl diphosphate synthase has product MSDAMLMIDFVNELRDSHQRVDDAISRYLIMFLKQDVSLLMQAIRYSILLGGKRLRPFLVYQTGKLFGIRSSNLNAPAAAIECIHAYSLIHDDLPIMDNDKLRRGHPTCHVKFGESIAILAGDALHTLAFTILSEAHMPTVTDQDRLKMIATLAAASGANGMCLGQSLDLISKNNKNISATQLETIYQYKTGSLIRAAVRIGALAAGDKSCDDVLSCLDHYATTIGLAFQIQDDIIDTSYAYDQKKKHNMQAKHDDVNTYPKILGLSTARTKARDLYCESLTSLKYIAKLGYNVNILSAFSRYIIKRNN; this is encoded by the coding sequence ATTAGCGATGCTATGCTTATGATTGATTTTGTTAATGAGCTGCGTGACAGCCATCAACGAGTAGACGACGCTATTAGCCGTTATTTGATTATGTTTCTCAAACAAGATGTATCTCTTCTGATGCAAGCAATACGTTATAGTATTCTGTTAGGAGGAAAGCGGTTGCGTCCTTTTTTGGTTTATCAAACAGGTAAATTATTTGGCATTAGATCATCAAATCTTAATGCTCCAGCAGCAGCCATTGAATGTATACATGCTTATTCTTTAATTCATGATGATTTACCTATTATGGATAATGATAAACTGCGTAGAGGACATCCAACATGTCATGTCAAATTTGGAGAATCTATTGCTATTTTAGCGGGTGATGCTCTACATACACTGGCTTTTACTATTCTTTCAGAAGCACATATGCCAACTGTCACAGATCAAGATCGTTTAAAAATGATTGCTACATTAGCTGCTGCCAGCGGAGCTAATGGAATGTGCTTAGGTCAGTCTTTAGATTTAATTAGTAAAAATAATAAAAATATATCCGCCACGCAGTTAGAAACCATATATCAATACAAAACAGGATCATTAATTCGAGCTGCAGTTCGCATTGGAGCTTTAGCGGCAGGAGATAAAAGCTGCGACGACGTATTGTCATGCCTAGACCACTATGCTACAACTATAGGCTTAGCTTTTCAAATACAAGACGACATTATAGATACTTCATATGCATATGATCAGAAAAAAAAACACAATATGCAAGCAAAACATGATGATGTCAACACTTATCCAAAAATATTAGGATTAAGCACGGCTCGCACTAAAGCTCGAGATTTATATTGTGAGTCATTAACATCTTTAAAATACATTGCGAAATTAGGCTACAACGTTAATATTTTATCTGCATTTTCGCGTTATATCATTAAACGTAACAACTAA
- the thiI gene encoding tRNA uracil 4-sulfurtransferase ThiI — MKIIIKLSPEITIKSRAIRVFFIKILITNIKTILKKNSESASIIRNWDYLEVICNNNKHQKICAILVNIPGIHHVLLIKKHMFRSLQDISEKIIVSLNHDIKLSGKSFCVRVKRRGKHNFTSQEVEHYLGNKLCQHIVNIRVNLKNPEKTIYLEIKDNQLFIIIKRYEGLGGFPIGTQQEMLSLISGGFDSAVASYMLIRRGCKVNYCFFNLGGAMHTVEVCRIIYFLWNKFSSSHKIKFISIDFSEVIKEIVSKIKDNQIGVVLKRMMIRSASLVANRCKITALITGEVLGQVSSQTLSNLTLIDSVSDHVIFRPLIAYDKEKIINLARKIGTEILSKSVPEYCGIISKKSTAKTTKQLIEFEENNFDFTVLDRAVSQSYVIDVQNMPDQIINQHVFQVETKKILDYNDVVLDIRTEIEQEKNPLCLNNIEIKKIPFYRLINQFSKLDPNKVYLLYCDHGIMSRLQVMYLYSQGFRNVKIYRPSIT; from the coding sequence ATGAAAATAATCATTAAATTATCACCAGAAATTACAATAAAAAGCCGTGCTATACGAGTTTTTTTTATAAAAATTCTTATTACAAATATTAAAACTATTTTAAAAAAAAATAGTGAATCAGCATCAATTATACGTAATTGGGATTATCTCGAAGTAATATGTAATAATAATAAGCATCAAAAAATATGCGCTATTTTAGTGAATATTCCTGGTATTCATCATGTGTTATTAATTAAAAAACATATGTTTCGTTCTTTGCAAGATATTTCTGAAAAAATTATAGTCAGCCTGAATCATGATATTAAATTATCAGGCAAAAGTTTTTGTGTTCGAGTAAAACGTCGTGGCAAACATAATTTCACTTCTCAAGAAGTTGAACATTATTTAGGAAATAAACTGTGTCAACACATAGTTAATATTAGAGTTAACTTAAAAAATCCGGAGAAAACTATATATTTGGAAATTAAAGATAATCAACTTTTTATAATTATCAAGCGTTACGAAGGATTAGGAGGTTTTCCGATAGGTACGCAACAAGAAATGTTGTCATTAATTTCAGGAGGATTTGATTCAGCTGTTGCTAGCTATATGTTAATTCGACGAGGATGTAAAGTTAATTATTGTTTTTTTAATTTAGGAGGAGCTATGCATACTGTTGAAGTATGTAGGATAATATATTTTCTATGGAATAAATTTAGTAGTTCTCATAAAATAAAATTTATTTCTATTGATTTTTCAGAAGTCATTAAAGAAATTGTTTCTAAAATAAAAGACAACCAAATAGGAGTAGTGTTAAAACGTATGATGATACGTTCTGCATCATTGGTAGCTAATCGTTGTAAAATTACTGCGTTAATAACAGGAGAAGTGCTAGGGCAAGTATCAAGCCAAACTTTGAGTAATCTAACACTCATTGACAGTGTTTCTGATCATGTAATATTTCGCCCTTTAATTGCTTATGATAAAGAAAAAATTATCAATTTAGCCCGAAAGATAGGCACAGAAATACTTTCAAAATCTGTTCCAGAATATTGTGGAATAATATCAAAAAAATCAACTGCAAAGACAACAAAACAACTCATTGAATTTGAAGAAAATAATTTTGATTTCACCGTGTTAGATCGTGCAGTGTCTCAATCTTATGTAATAGACGTACAAAATATGCCTGATCAAATTATTAATCAGCATGTATTTCAAGTAGAAACTAAAAAAATATTGGATTATAATGACGTAGTATTGGATATACGAACAGAAATTGAACAAGAAAAAAATCCTCTTTGTTTAAATAATATAGAAATAAAAAAAATACCTTTTTATAGATTAATTAATCAATTTTCTAAACTAGATCCAAATAAAGTATATTTATTATATTGTGATCATGGCATAATGAGTCGATTACAAGTAATGTATTTGTATAGCCAAGGATTTCGCAATGTAAAGATATATAGACCATCTATTACTTAG